A window from Urocitellus parryii isolate mUroPar1 chromosome 1, mUroPar1.hap1, whole genome shotgun sequence encodes these proteins:
- the Phospho2 gene encoding pyridoxal phosphate phosphatase PHOSPHO2, producing the protein MKILLVFDFDNTIIDDNSDTWIVQCAPDKKLPIELQDSYQKGFWTEFMGRVFKYLGDEGVRENEMKTTMTSIPFTPGMVELFNFIRKNKDKFDCIIISDSNSVFIDWVLEAANFHDIFAKVFTNPAAFDSNGHLTVENYHAHSCNRCPKNLCKNVVLVEFVEKQLQQGVNYTQIVYIGDGGNDVCPVTFLKKNDVAMPRKGYTLQKTLSRMSQNLEPMESSIVVWSSGVEIISHLQFLIKE; encoded by the coding sequence ATGAAAATTTTGTTGGTGTTTGACTTTGACAATACAATCATAGATGACAATAGTGACACCTGGATTGTGCAATGTGCTCCAGACAAAAAACTTCCTATTGAACTACAAGATTCTTATCAAAAAGGATTTTGGACAGAATTTATGGGCAGAGTCTTTAAGTATTTGGGAGATGAAGgtgtaagagaaaatgaaatgaaaacaacaatgacaTCAATACCTTTCACTCCAGGGATGGTGGAACTTTTCAACTTTATAAGAAAGAATAAGGATAAATTTGACTGCATCATTATTTCAGATTCAAATTCAGTCTTCATAGACTGGGTTTTAGAAGCTGCCAATTTTCATGATATATTTGCTAAAGTGTTTACAAATCCAGCAGCTTTTGATAGCAATGGTCATCTCACTGTGGAAAATTATCATGCTCATTCTTGTAATAGGTGCCCAAAGAATCTTTGCAAAAATGTAGTTTTGGTAGAATTTGTAGAAAAACAGTTACAACAGGGAGTGAATTATACACAAATTGTGTATATAGGTGATGGTGGGAATGATGTCTGTCCAGTAacctttttaaagaagaatgatgtTGCCATGCCACGGAAAGGATATACTTTACAGAAAACTCTTTCCAGAATGTCTCAAAATCTTGAACCTATGGAATCTTCTATTGTAGTTTGGTCTTCAGGTGttgaaataatttctcatttacaATTTCTAATAAAGGAGTAA